In one Gemmatimonadota bacterium genomic region, the following are encoded:
- a CDS encoding transporter substrate-binding domain-containing protein — protein MSTRAIVLFITALFIGLTAVLCDGSGIPVPPKYTGDLPELQSRGVVRVIVRPDAVDHLPRNAEPVELDHDIARGIAESLKLDLRLVTVEDHRSMVDKLLLGEGDLIAANLTDTPERMEKTAFSVPYHFVDEYLIVPAGESVPDSLDDLNGMEVSVRASSSYYQTLLELQKQVPGLRINTVPETLLTESIIDGVARGEFEATVCDNNLWYAVASAYDELAAPLALSVNREVVLLMRPGDKELKNRVDEILLARQISPTRERVYADDLDGLKKRGRLRMITRNNALTYFIHRGMQVGYEYELLREFARRNDLRLEIVIPDDHAKLLDYLNEGKGDVVAAAMTINEERAAAAAFTTPYNDVEEVVVVRTDEEGISGFGDLAGRTVHVRGSSSFLAPLRAAADSVEGLEIVELPGDVETEEIMFGVEDGTYDVTLADSNLLEVEQAYGHDLKAAFSIGPASLGWAVRKDNTALLAALDEYISQEKRGLFFNLMRRKYFENIRTIAKSKDSLRVDLSGQLSPFDDHVKKYAGFYGQDWRLVTAQMYQESRFDPDAVSWVGAQGLMQVMPATGEQMGFTELHDPEEGIHAGVKYMDHLLDRFDPKLPMETRVHFALASYNVGYGHLLDARRLARQKGWDANRWFGHVEEAMLLLSRPEYYSRARYGFCRGGQPVHYVENIQQYYDAYLEVLASTEPVRTVESTRPEPLALDGPLSPVSLVRPVQYDTTTELVIPK, from the coding sequence GTGTCGACGCGCGCCATAGTCCTGTTTATAACGGCCCTGTTCATCGGTCTGACCGCCGTACTGTGCGACGGCTCCGGAATCCCGGTACCACCCAAATATACGGGAGATCTTCCTGAGCTCCAATCGCGCGGCGTCGTCCGCGTCATCGTCCGTCCGGACGCTGTCGACCATTTGCCCCGCAACGCGGAACCGGTCGAACTCGACCATGACATCGCTCGGGGCATCGCCGAATCGCTGAAGCTGGATCTGCGGCTCGTCACCGTCGAGGACCACCGGTCCATGGTCGACAAGCTTCTGCTGGGCGAAGGAGACCTCATCGCCGCGAACCTCACGGATACACCGGAACGGATGGAGAAAACGGCCTTTTCCGTGCCCTATCACTTTGTCGATGAATACCTGATTGTCCCCGCCGGCGAAAGCGTCCCGGACAGCCTCGATGATCTGAACGGCATGGAGGTCAGCGTCCGAGCGTCCAGCTCGTACTACCAGACGCTGCTGGAGTTACAGAAGCAGGTGCCCGGGCTGCGTATAAACACCGTGCCGGAAACCCTGCTGACGGAAAGTATCATCGACGGAGTCGCCCGCGGCGAATTCGAGGCGACGGTCTGCGACAACAACCTGTGGTACGCCGTGGCAAGCGCGTATGACGAACTGGCCGCGCCGCTAGCGCTGTCAGTGAACCGCGAGGTCGTCCTGCTGATGCGACCCGGCGACAAGGAACTGAAGAACAGGGTCGACGAGATCCTGCTCGCCCGGCAGATATCGCCCACCCGTGAACGTGTTTACGCCGATGACCTGGACGGATTGAAGAAACGCGGCCGGCTGCGCATGATCACGCGAAACAACGCGCTTACCTACTTCATCCACCGCGGCATGCAGGTCGGCTACGAATACGAACTCCTGAGAGAATTCGCCAGGCGGAACGACTTGCGGCTGGAAATCGTCATACCGGACGACCACGCCAAACTGCTCGACTACCTGAACGAGGGCAAGGGTGACGTCGTCGCCGCGGCCATGACGATCAACGAAGAAAGGGCGGCCGCAGCCGCATTCACGACGCCCTACAACGATGTGGAAGAAGTGGTGGTCGTCCGCACCGACGAAGAGGGCATTTCCGGTTTCGGGGATCTCGCCGGTCGAACGGTGCACGTCCGCGGCAGTTCATCGTTTCTCGCACCGCTCCGTGCCGCCGCGGATTCCGTGGAAGGCCTGGAGATCGTCGAGCTGCCGGGCGACGTCGAGACGGAGGAAATCATGTTCGGTGTCGAGGACGGCACCTACGACGTGACCCTGGCGGATTCGAATCTGCTGGAAGTGGAACAGGCGTACGGACACGACCTGAAGGCGGCGTTCAGCATCGGACCCGCGTCCCTGGGATGGGCCGTGCGCAAGGACAATACGGCGTTGCTCGCAGCCCTCGACGAGTACATCAGCCAGGAGAAGCGGGGACTGTTCTTCAACCTGATGCGCAGGAAGTACTTCGAGAACATCCGTACCATAGCCAAGTCCAAGGACTCGCTGCGGGTCGACCTGAGCGGCCAATTGTCGCCATTCGACGACCACGTAAAGAAGTACGCCGGCTTTTACGGCCAGGACTGGCGCCTTGTCACCGCGCAGATGTACCAGGAATCCAGGTTCGATCCGGACGCTGTGAGCTGGGTAGGCGCCCAGGGACTCATGCAGGTGATGCCGGCCACGGGAGAGCAGATGGGATTCACCGAGCTGCATGACCCGGAAGAAGGCATCCATGCGGGCGTCAAGTACATGGACCACCTACTGGACCGGTTCGACCCGAAGTTGCCGATGGAAACACGGGTGCATTTCGCGCTCGCGTCCTACAATGTCGGATACGGCCACCTCCTCGACGCCCGCCGCCTGGCCAGGCAGAAGGGATGGGACGCCAACCGGTGGTTCGGCCACGTCGAAGAAGCCATGCTGCTCCTTTCCAGGCCTGAGTACTATAGCCGGGCACGGTACGGTTTCTGTCGGGGTGGACAGCCGGTACACTACGTCGAGAATATCCAGCAGTACTATGACGCCTACCTGGAAGTACTCGCCTCGACCGAGCCGGTTCGAACCGTCGAATCAACTCGCCCGGAACCGCTCGCACTCGACGGTCCGCTTAGTCCGGTCAGCCTGGTCCGCCCGGTCCAGTACGACACCACGACAGAACTCGTCATACCGAAATAG
- a CDS encoding YihY/virulence factor BrkB family protein: MHPGITRFIGNLRKAGRFIGSEIWHINTRGLSRLHALLVRVAKSMIFLYHQFWEDRLLTRASALTFSSLLALVPLLAIVFTLYQSLGLYVDFEPTLREWLRPLGSDGDIVATQIMDFLANAQTGTLGYIGLVVLLFAVLGILANIEESYNDIWHVRRMRSWRQRLVSYLALLLIGPLIIVGVVTFMGSSDSIALLANFERIAGFSPLSVLLIGLFFSLIIWSVPNTRVSIRSALVGGMISGCGWILLNRLFAQLIADTTQAGAREILFAGFAALPIFLIWLYLGWVILLLGAILAYSIQNVGIMEWRQSERVHGTALRSYINVLAFLYIFRNFVEDNRPTRLDRLSAQTGAPENVLDEMLSAYVDSGLLSRKSGYHITYMPATSPEDLPLRSLLNVLYHPGPLPDRFQSVDPLNALARDLLQYYRTSYRYPLDQSLTDTVLSLTPPRKAPGEHTEDGPQVS, translated from the coding sequence GTGCATCCAGGTATTACCCGCTTCATAGGAAACCTGCGCAAGGCGGGCCGGTTCATCGGCAGCGAGATCTGGCACATCAACACCCGGGGGCTGTCCAGGCTGCACGCGCTCCTCGTGCGCGTCGCAAAGTCCATGATCTTCCTGTATCACCAGTTCTGGGAGGACCGTTTGCTGACCCGGGCCTCGGCCCTGACCTTCTCGAGCCTGCTGGCCCTGGTGCCACTGCTCGCCATCGTATTCACCTTGTACCAGAGCCTGGGACTCTACGTGGACTTCGAACCGACCTTGAGAGAGTGGTTGCGTCCCCTGGGCAGCGACGGCGACATCGTGGCCACGCAGATCATGGATTTCCTGGCCAATGCCCAGACCGGCACGCTGGGATACATCGGGTTGGTGGTACTTCTGTTCGCCGTGCTGGGCATCCTGGCGAATATCGAGGAATCCTACAACGACATCTGGCACGTGCGGCGCATGCGAAGCTGGAGACAGCGCCTGGTAAGCTACCTGGCACTGCTGCTCATCGGACCGCTGATCATCGTGGGTGTCGTGACTTTCATGGGATCATCGGACAGCATTGCCTTACTGGCCAACTTCGAAAGGATCGCGGGCTTCTCGCCCCTGTCCGTCCTGCTGATCGGACTCTTCTTTTCCCTCATCATCTGGTCGGTACCCAATACACGGGTTTCCATACGGTCCGCGCTGGTCGGCGGGATGATTTCGGGGTGCGGCTGGATTCTGCTCAACCGGTTATTCGCCCAGCTGATTGCGGACACCACGCAGGCCGGTGCGCGGGAGATCCTGTTCGCGGGTTTCGCCGCCCTGCCGATCTTCCTGATCTGGCTCTACCTCGGATGGGTGATCCTGCTGCTCGGAGCGATCCTGGCCTATTCCATCCAGAACGTGGGTATCATGGAGTGGCGGCAGTCGGAGCGGGTCCACGGGACGGCGCTGCGAAGCTACATCAACGTCCTCGCATTCCTCTACATCTTCCGCAATTTCGTGGAAGACAACAGGCCGACCAGGCTGGACCGGCTATCCGCGCAGACCGGGGCACCGGAGAACGTACTAGACGAGATGCTGTCGGCCTACGTGGATTCAGGACTGCTTTCGCGCAAATCGGGGTACCACATTACCTACATGCCGGCGACCTCGCCGGAGGACTTGCCCCTGCGGTCCCTCCTGAACGTACTGTACCATCCGGGACCGCTCCCAGACCGCTTCCAGAGCGTCGATCCGCTGAACGCCCTGGCCCGGGACCTCCTGCAGTACTACCGGACCTCCTACCGCTATCCCCTCGACCAGTCCCTCACGGACACGGTCCTCTCACTCACACCGCCGCGCAAGGCACCCGGCGAGCACACCGAGGACGGCCCCCAGGTATCTTGA
- the mgtE gene encoding magnesium transporter has translation MNSDVQDPTRQEPWQHLQALIQAESRHVLPSYIGSLTATELARAVSRLSQEEHSRLLGLLSPQDAAELIDRVEDVQAVDLIEDLSPTDAAAIVDEMYSDAQADLLGGLKDEEAEAILEAMPDERAAEVRQLLQYPDETAGGIMLTEFVSYPDHFSVQDVIEDLRNRHDEYVGYDVQYLYVSDGARLSGVLRLRDVLMALPGQQLTEVMVEDPVRVNVLTPLEQMRDLFETYTYLGLPVTNEEGRLVGVVRAADVQEKLTEQTESEFLKTSGIVGGEELRSMPVLTRSTRRLSWLSVNVVLNIIAASVIVLYQDTLEAAIILAVFLPIISDMSGCSGNQAVAVSIRELALGLVRPGEILRVLVKEASVGLMNGVALGALLAGATLLWQGNPYLGLVVGTALAANTLLAACLGGCIPLALRAMKVDPALASGPMLTTVTDMCGFFLLLSLAQFMLPNLV, from the coding sequence ATGAATTCCGACGTCCAAGACCCGACCCGCCAGGAACCCTGGCAGCATCTACAGGCGCTCATCCAGGCCGAATCGCGGCACGTGCTGCCTTCCTACATCGGGTCGCTTACGGCCACCGAACTGGCACGGGCCGTCTCGCGCCTGAGCCAGGAAGAACACTCCCGGTTGCTCGGTCTCCTGTCGCCCCAGGACGCGGCGGAACTGATCGACCGCGTCGAGGACGTGCAGGCGGTCGACCTGATCGAGGATCTTTCACCCACCGATGCCGCGGCGATCGTGGACGAGATGTACAGCGACGCCCAGGCCGATTTGCTCGGAGGTCTCAAGGACGAGGAAGCGGAAGCCATTCTCGAGGCGATGCCGGACGAAAGGGCTGCGGAAGTCCGGCAGCTGCTGCAATATCCGGACGAAACGGCCGGCGGGATCATGCTGACCGAGTTCGTGTCCTATCCTGATCATTTCTCCGTGCAGGACGTAATAGAAGACCTTCGGAACCGGCACGATGAATACGTCGGTTACGACGTGCAGTACCTTTACGTATCGGACGGGGCGAGACTTTCGGGCGTGCTGCGGTTGCGTGACGTGCTGATGGCCCTGCCCGGCCAGCAACTCACCGAAGTCATGGTGGAAGATCCCGTGCGCGTCAACGTGCTTACGCCGCTCGAGCAGATGCGCGACCTCTTCGAAACCTACACCTACCTGGGGTTGCCGGTCACGAACGAAGAAGGCAGACTGGTCGGCGTGGTACGCGCCGCGGACGTGCAGGAAAAACTGACGGAACAGACCGAAAGCGAGTTCCTCAAGACCAGCGGCATCGTAGGCGGCGAGGAACTGCGCAGCATGCCCGTCCTGACGAGGTCCACGCGACGTTTGTCCTGGCTCAGCGTCAACGTCGTCCTGAACATCATTGCCGCGAGCGTCATCGTCTTGTACCAGGACACGCTGGAAGCGGCAATCATCCTGGCGGTCTTTCTACCCATTATCTCGGACATGAGCGGGTGTTCGGGCAACCAGGCGGTCGCGGTGAGCATCCGGGAACTGGCCCTGGGACTCGTACGGCCCGGGGAGATTCTGCGCGTCCTCGTCAAGGAGGCCTCCGTCGGCCTCATGAACGGCGTAGCCCTCGGCGCGCTGCTCGCCGGCGCCACCCTGTTGTGGCAGGGGAATCCCTACCTGGGCCTCGTCGTCGGAACCGCCCTGGCGGCCAACACGCTGCTGGCGGCGTGTCTGGGAGGGTGCATTCCCCTCGCGCTTCGGGCGATGAAGGTCGATCCCGCGCTGGCATCCGGTCCCATGCTCACGACGGTAACGGACATGTGCGGCTTCTTTCTCCTGCTTAGCCTGGCACAGTTCATGTTGCCGAATCTGGTCTGA